A genomic stretch from Candidatus Kapaibacterium thiocyanatum includes:
- a CDS encoding 50S ribosomal protein L7/L12, translating to MSAIVEELVEKIGNLTLLEAADLKKALEDKFGVTAAAPIMMAGGPVGGAPAAAAEEKTEFDVELTDGGAQKLNVIKVVREVTGLGLKEAKDLVEGAPKLVKEAVPKADADALKKKLEEAGAKVTLK from the coding sequence ATGTCCGCAATCGTTGAAGAACTCGTCGAGAAGATCGGTAATCTTACCCTTCTCGAAGCTGCCGATCTCAAGAAGGCTCTCGAAGACAAGTTTGGCGTAACGGCTGCCGCACCGATCATGATGGCTGGTGGCCCGGTCGGTGGTGCACCTGCCGCCGCTGCCGAAGAAAAGACGGAATTCGACGTCGAACTGACGGATGGCGGCGCTCAGAAGCTGAACGTCATCAAGGTCGTCCGCGAAGTCACGGGTCTGGGCCTCAAGGAAGCCAAGGACCTCGTGGAAGGCGCTCCGAAGCTCGTCAAGGAAGCTGTGCCGAAGGCCGATGCCGATGCTCTCAAGAAGAAGCTCGAAGAAGCCGGCGCCAAGGTTACGCTCAAGTAA
- a CDS encoding preprotein translocase subunit SecE, whose protein sequence is MFAQTKAFFNDVSKEMKKVSWPTREQLRESTVVVIVTCLVLTAIVALIDLGMTQLMKLVY, encoded by the coding sequence ATGTTTGCACAGACGAAAGCGTTCTTCAACGACGTGTCCAAGGAGATGAAGAAGGTCTCCTGGCCCACGCGGGAGCAGCTGCGCGAAAGTACCGTCGTGGTGATCGTTACCTGTCTGGTGCTGACGGCGATCGTGGCTCTCATCGACCTGGGCATGACGCAGCTCATGAAACTGGTCTACTAA
- a CDS encoding 50S ribosomal protein L1 — protein MKNAGKRFDKAAKSYDRTLTYEFKKAIDLVKANATAKFDESFDLSMNLGVDPRKADQLVRGTVSLPHGTGKSVRVLVLAKAPKDKEALEAGADHAGFTEYIEKLQGGWADIDIIIATPDVMGEVGKLGRVLGPRGLMPNPKSGTVTFDVAKAVNEVKAGKIEFRVDKAGNVHAAVGKCSFTAAQIAENAQALYTTILRAKPATAKGKYVKSVFFSSTMGPSVRVDEYTFTQE, from the coding sequence ATGAAGAACGCGGGCAAGCGTTTTGACAAGGCAGCGAAGTCCTACGACCGCACGCTGACCTACGAATTCAAGAAGGCCATCGACCTCGTCAAGGCCAATGCAACGGCGAAGTTCGACGAATCCTTCGACCTCTCCATGAACCTCGGCGTTGACCCCCGCAAGGCGGATCAGCTCGTCCGCGGTACGGTGTCCCTGCCGCACGGTACGGGTAAGAGCGTCCGCGTTCTCGTACTGGCCAAGGCTCCCAAGGACAAGGAAGCCCTGGAAGCCGGTGCCGATCACGCGGGCTTCACGGAATACATCGAGAAGCTGCAGGGTGGCTGGGCCGACATCGACATCATCATCGCTACGCCCGACGTCATGGGCGAAGTCGGCAAGCTCGGCCGTGTCCTCGGTCCGCGCGGTCTCATGCCGAACCCCAAGAGCGGTACGGTGACGTTCGACGTCGCGAAGGCCGTCAACGAAGTCAAGGCAGGGAAGATCGAATTCCGCGTCGACAAGGCCGGTAACGTTCACGCTGCCGTAGGCAAGTGTTCGTTCACCGCGGCCCAGATCGCGGAGAACGCCCAGGCCCTCTACACGACCATCCTCCGCGCCAAGCCGGCAACGGCCAAGGGCAAGTACGTCAAGAGCGTGTTCTTCAGCTCGACGATGGGCCCCAGCGTCCGCGTCGACGAATACACGTTCACGCAGGAGTAA
- a CDS encoding 50S ribosomal protein L11, translating into MAKKVMGTFKLQLKAGEATMAPPVGPAFGQRGLAGMEFVKQFNARSAKQPGMILPVLVTFFSDKSFTFEIKSPPAPVLLKKAIGIESGSKEPNKTKVGTVKQAQLEEIAKIKMQDLNCHTMESAVSMVAGTARSMGIVVEG; encoded by the coding sequence ATGGCCAAAAAAGTAATGGGCACCTTCAAGCTCCAGCTGAAGGCTGGAGAGGCCACGATGGCGCCGCCGGTAGGTCCGGCGTTCGGTCAGCGCGGTCTTGCCGGTATGGAATTCGTGAAGCAGTTCAATGCCCGTTCGGCCAAGCAGCCCGGCATGATCCTGCCCGTGCTCGTCACGTTCTTCAGTGACAAGAGCTTCACGTTCGAAATCAAGTCGCCGCCGGCTCCCGTCCTTCTCAAGAAGGCCATCGGCATCGAGTCCGGTTCCAAGGAGCCGAACAAGACGAAGGTGGGAACGGTCAAGCAGGCCCAGCTCGAAGAGATCGCCAAGATCAAGATGCAGGACCTCAACTGCCACACCATGGAGAGCGCCGTCAGCATGGTTGCCGGTACCGCACGCTCCATGGGTATCGTCGTCGAAGGCTAA
- a CDS encoding HNH endonuclease: protein MSLNTKVLVLNQSYEPISVCSTKKALLLLVLTKAEIVEERTTLSIRTVRSSYPFPSVIRLSAYLRVPFRKIELSRKNILRRDGFRCMYCGTPQTPLTIDHVIPRSRGGMDQWENLVCACVHCNNKKGNRTPEEAGMRLATIPRKPHHVLFLKHYLGKVEETWRPYLFMD, encoded by the coding sequence GTGTCTCTCAATACGAAGGTACTGGTCCTCAACCAGTCCTACGAACCGATCAGTGTCTGCAGTACGAAGAAAGCCCTGCTCCTGCTCGTCCTCACGAAGGCCGAAATCGTCGAAGAACGTACGACCCTTTCCATCCGTACCGTCCGCTCTTCCTATCCGTTCCCCAGCGTCATCCGCCTCAGCGCCTACCTGCGCGTCCCCTTCCGCAAGATCGAACTGTCACGCAAGAACATCCTGCGCCGCGACGGCTTCCGTTGCATGTACTGCGGAACGCCGCAGACGCCGTTGACGATCGATCACGTGATCCCCCGCTCGAGAGGCGGCATGGATCAGTGGGAGAATCTCGTCTGTGCCTGCGTGCACTGCAACAACAAGAAGGGCAACCGGACGCCGGAGGAAGCAGGAATGCGCCTGGCCACGATACCGCGCAAGCCGCATCACGTGCTGTTCCTGAAGCACTACCTCGGCAAGGTTGAGGAGACCTGGCGCCCCTACCTCTTCATGGACTGA
- a CDS encoding DNA-directed RNA polymerase subunit beta: MPLVRLRNRITFGSVEKEHSYQDLLGIQLDAYHEFLQENVSSSERKPTGLQMAFQTNFPIEDNSGIYELSFLEYLVEKPKYTEEECRERELTYAKTLKAKLRLSSKADPSSEDYIEAIDQEVYLGNIPAMTPRGTFIINGAERVIVAQLHRSPGVFFDDAVHPNGTKIFSARIIPFKGSWVEFTTDIHDVMYAYIDRKKKFPVTTLLRALGYSSDEELLDLFDLSGEVAVADLDDDYLGRRVAADAIDMSTGEIVATRDNILSDDLIAVLRNSDVESIKLYKYENSNDEPIIAKTLAKDTSRTREDALESIYRQLRSSDPPDLDTAWSLLDKLFFNEKRYDLGVVGRYRINEKLGMGIPLDKTTLTIEDIVAIIRYLIDLRDGKVPVDDIDHLGNRRVRTVGEQLTAQFNLGLTRMARTIKERLSVRDSENITPSELVNARTITSVINQFFGTNQLSQFMDQTNPLSELTHKRRTSALGPGGLTRERAGFEVRDVHYTHYGRLCPIETPEGPNIGLISSLAIHSRVNKFGFIETPYYKVVNGVVTDTIEHLPAEKEEGMIIVPASTPMDVNRKLSGDRVKARVSGDFKVLSPLEVNYMEVTTDQITSPAASLIPFLEHDDANRALMGSNMQRQGVPLLRPKAPVVGTGMEARVARDSRALVLAEDDGVVEYVCGDYIRVRYDDKRSDDDKLVSFDEDRVKTYPLLKFYRTNQDTCVNHRPVVYYGQKVKKGQPLIDGASTEMGELALGRNVMVAFMPWRGYNFEDAIIISERMVAEDVFTSVHIEEYTLQVRDTKRGEEEFTREIPNVSEEATKDLDDRGIVRIGAKVREGDILIGKITPKGETDPTPEEKLLRAIFGDKAGDVKDVSLKAPPGLKGTVINTKLFARRVLTSDSEFRQEEKKRQDLITKREQQTLRSLDADCVDRMSTLLDGETSLGIRSANDSVVYRSGAKLTKKDILSKFEAGTFVPSMMAYDNDWVADKKIMKLLHRLVESYNNRRNNIMADARIERNKIAAGDELQPGILQMAKVYVAKKRKLQVGDKMAGRHGNKGIVSKIVPLEDMPFLPDGQPVDIVLNPLGVPSRMNLGQLYETALGWAAEKLGVHFATPIFDGASWDEVGDYLEKAGLPRTGKTILHDGRSGEPFENEITVGQIYMMKLSHLVEDKIHARSIGPYSLITQQPLGGKAQFGGQRLGEMEVWALEAYGAAHTLQEMITVKSDDVTGRAKMYESLVKGENMPAPNIPESFNVLVRELQGLCLDVKID; encoded by the coding sequence ATGCCGCTCGTGCGGCTGCGCAACCGGATCACCTTCGGAAGCGTGGAGAAGGAGCATTCCTACCAAGATCTTCTTGGCATCCAACTGGACGCATACCACGAGTTCCTCCAGGAGAACGTTTCGTCGTCTGAACGCAAGCCTACGGGCCTGCAGATGGCCTTCCAGACGAACTTCCCCATCGAGGACAATTCGGGTATCTACGAACTGAGTTTCCTCGAGTACCTGGTCGAAAAGCCCAAGTATACCGAGGAAGAATGCCGCGAACGTGAGTTGACCTATGCGAAGACGCTGAAGGCCAAGCTCCGTCTGTCCTCCAAGGCCGATCCGAGCTCCGAAGACTACATCGAAGCCATCGACCAGGAAGTCTACCTTGGCAACATCCCAGCGATGACGCCGCGCGGTACCTTCATCATCAACGGTGCCGAACGCGTCATCGTTGCGCAGCTCCACCGCTCGCCGGGCGTGTTCTTCGACGATGCCGTTCACCCGAACGGTACGAAGATCTTCTCGGCCCGTATCATTCCGTTCAAGGGTTCGTGGGTGGAATTCACCACCGACATCCATGACGTGATGTATGCCTATATCGACCGGAAGAAGAAGTTCCCCGTGACCACGCTGCTGCGTGCCCTGGGATATTCGAGCGACGAAGAATTGCTCGATCTCTTCGACCTCTCCGGTGAGGTCGCCGTCGCCGATCTGGATGACGACTACCTCGGCCGCCGCGTAGCGGCCGATGCCATCGACATGTCGACAGGCGAAATCGTGGCCACGCGCGACAACATCCTGAGCGACGACCTGATCGCCGTGCTCAGGAACTCGGACGTCGAGAGCATCAAACTCTACAAGTACGAGAACTCGAACGACGAACCGATCATCGCCAAGACCCTCGCCAAGGACACGTCCCGCACGCGCGAAGACGCTCTCGAAAGCATCTACCGCCAGCTCCGCTCCAGCGATCCGCCCGATCTCGATACGGCATGGAGCCTGCTGGACAAGTTGTTCTTCAACGAGAAGCGCTACGATCTCGGTGTCGTCGGACGCTATCGCATCAACGAGAAGCTTGGTATGGGCATTCCGCTCGACAAGACGACGTTGACGATCGAAGACATCGTGGCCATCATCCGCTACCTCATCGATCTGCGTGATGGCAAGGTGCCGGTGGATGACATCGACCACCTCGGCAATCGCCGTGTCCGTACGGTAGGCGAGCAGCTCACCGCACAATTCAACCTCGGTCTGACGCGTATGGCGCGTACGATCAAGGAACGCCTGAGCGTGCGCGACAGCGAGAACATCACGCCGAGCGAACTGGTGAACGCCCGTACCATCACGAGCGTCATCAACCAGTTCTTCGGTACGAACCAGCTGTCGCAGTTCATGGACCAGACGAATCCGCTCTCCGAGCTCACCCACAAGCGCCGTACGTCGGCACTCGGTCCGGGTGGTCTTACGCGTGAGCGGGCAGGCTTCGAAGTCCGTGACGTTCACTACACCCACTATGGCCGTCTTTGCCCGATCGAGACCCCCGAAGGTCCGAACATCGGTCTCATCTCGTCGCTGGCCATCCATTCGCGCGTGAACAAGTTCGGCTTCATCGAGACGCCGTACTACAAGGTCGTCAATGGTGTGGTCACGGATACCATCGAACATCTTCCTGCCGAGAAGGAAGAAGGGATGATCATCGTTCCGGCCTCCACGCCGATGGATGTGAACCGCAAACTCAGCGGCGACCGCGTCAAGGCCCGCGTGAGCGGCGACTTCAAGGTGCTGTCGCCCCTCGAAGTGAACTACATGGAAGTCACGACGGATCAGATCACGTCGCCGGCCGCCTCGCTGATTCCCTTCCTCGAGCATGACGACGCCAACCGCGCACTCATGGGCTCGAACATGCAACGGCAGGGCGTGCCCCTGCTCCGTCCGAAGGCTCCCGTCGTCGGTACCGGTATGGAAGCCCGCGTCGCGCGCGACTCGCGCGCACTCGTCCTCGCCGAGGACGATGGCGTGGTCGAATACGTATGCGGTGACTACATCCGCGTGCGCTACGACGACAAGCGCTCCGACGACGACAAGCTGGTCTCGTTCGACGAAGACCGTGTCAAGACCTATCCGCTGCTCAAGTTCTACCGCACCAACCAGGACACGTGCGTCAACCACCGCCCGGTCGTCTATTATGGCCAGAAGGTGAAGAAGGGGCAACCCCTCATCGACGGTGCGTCGACGGAAATGGGCGAGCTCGCGCTCGGCCGTAACGTCATGGTCGCCTTCATGCCCTGGCGCGGTTACAACTTCGAAGACGCCATCATCATCAGCGAACGCATGGTGGCCGAGGACGTCTTCACGTCCGTCCACATCGAAGAGTACACGCTGCAGGTCCGGGACACCAAGCGCGGTGAAGAAGAGTTCACGCGTGAAATTCCCAACGTCAGCGAAGAAGCCACGAAGGACCTCGACGATCGCGGTATCGTTCGCATCGGCGCCAAGGTTCGCGAAGGCGACATCCTCATCGGCAAGATCACGCCGAAGGGCGAAACGGATCCCACGCCGGAAGAGAAGCTGCTCCGCGCCATCTTCGGCGACAAGGCAGGCGACGTCAAGGATGTGTCCCTCAAGGCGCCTCCAGGACTGAAGGGTACGGTGATCAACACCAAGCTCTTCGCACGCCGCGTGCTCACGAGCGACAGCGAATTCCGTCAGGAAGAGAAGAAGCGCCAGGACCTCATCACGAAGCGCGAGCAGCAGACGCTCCGCTCGCTCGATGCCGACTGCGTGGACCGCATGAGCACGCTGCTCGATGGCGAAACCAGCCTCGGCATCCGCTCGGCGAACGACTCCGTCGTCTATCGCTCCGGCGCCAAGCTCACGAAGAAGGACATCCTCTCCAAGTTCGAGGCCGGTACCTTCGTGCCGTCGATGATGGCCTACGACAACGACTGGGTGGCCGACAAGAAGATCATGAAGCTCCTGCACCGTCTGGTGGAGAGCTACAATAACCGTCGCAACAACATCATGGCCGATGCGCGCATCGAGCGCAACAAGATCGCCGCAGGCGACGAGTTGCAGCCCGGCATCCTGCAGATGGCCAAGGTCTACGTCGCCAAGAAACGCAAGCTGCAGGTCGGTGACAAGATGGCCGGTCGCCACGGAAACAAGGGTATCGTGTCCAAGATCGTTCCGCTCGAGGACATGCCCTTCCTTCCCGATGGACAGCCCGTCGACATCGTCCTCAACCCGCTCGGCGTACCCTCGCGTATGAATCTCGGCCAGCTCTACGAGACCGCTCTCGGATGGGCTGCCGAAAAGCTCGGCGTACACTTCGCCACGCCCATCTTCGATGGTGCATCGTGGGATGAAGTCGGCGACTATCTGGAGAAGGCCGGTCTGCCCCGCACGGGCAAGACGATTCTGCACGATGGCCGTTCCGGCGAGCCGTTCGAGAACGAGATCACGGTAGGCCAGATCTACATGATGAAGCTGAGCCACCTTGTGGAAGACAAGATCCACGCTCGCTCCATCGGACCGTACTCCCTCATCACGCAGCAGCCGTTGGGCGGCAAGGCCCAGTTCGGCGGTCAACGTCTCGGGGAAATGGAAGTGTGGGCTCTCGAAGCCTACGGTGCTGCACACACGCTGCAGGAAATGATCACGGTGAAGTCCGACGACGTGACGGGCCGTGCCAAGATGTATGAATCGCTCGTCAAGGGCGAGAACATGCCGGCACCCAATATCCCGGAATCGTTCAACGTACTCGTCCGCGAGCTGCAGGGTCTGTGTCTCGACGTCAAGATCGACTAA
- a CDS encoding carbamoyl phosphate synthase small subunit, translated as MERRPAILALENGVIVHGSAIGAIGTEATGELVFNTAMSGYQEVLTDPSYKGQVVTFTYPHIGNYGTNPEDVENDAVQASGLVVHELSDIASNFRSTRTLQRYLEDSGIAGIEGVDTRMIVRILRSEGAMRCVISHDASADPKALVEKARNVPSMDGLDLCPLVTTGSVYEWKEATTWNYGAPERSPAPAGGRRYKVAAVDYGIKRNILRRLAAHGCDVTVFPATATAEEILAISPDGVFLSNGPGDPAAVTYGIETVRGLLGKRPIFGICLGHQILGLAVGASTYKLKFGHRGANHPVKNLVSGSIEITSQNHGFAVDAATLPPNAAVTHMNLNDDTCAGISLTDAPAFGVQYHPEASPGPHDSDYLFEQFVAMMA; from the coding sequence ATGGAACGACGTCCGGCTATTCTTGCGCTCGAAAACGGTGTCATCGTACACGGTTCGGCCATCGGAGCTATCGGCACCGAGGCCACGGGCGAGCTGGTTTTCAACACTGCGATGTCTGGCTATCAGGAGGTCCTGACCGATCCGTCCTATAAAGGGCAGGTCGTCACCTTCACCTATCCCCATATCGGCAATTACGGTACGAATCCGGAGGACGTCGAGAACGACGCCGTGCAGGCTTCGGGCCTCGTCGTTCACGAATTGTCGGACATCGCGTCGAACTTCCGTTCCACGCGGACGCTGCAGCGCTATCTCGAGGACAGTGGGATCGCTGGCATCGAAGGTGTCGATACACGGATGATCGTGCGGATTCTCCGCTCCGAGGGAGCGATGCGGTGCGTCATTTCCCACGATGCGTCGGCCGATCCCAAGGCTCTGGTGGAGAAGGCACGGAACGTCCCTTCGATGGACGGCCTCGACCTCTGTCCGCTCGTCACGACGGGCAGCGTCTACGAATGGAAGGAAGCCACGACCTGGAACTACGGCGCACCCGAGCGCAGCCCTGCTCCTGCGGGCGGCAGGCGCTACAAGGTGGCGGCCGTGGATTACGGCATCAAGCGCAACATCCTGCGTCGTCTCGCGGCCCACGGATGCGACGTCACCGTCTTCCCGGCCACGGCTACGGCCGAGGAAATCCTCGCCATCTCGCCCGACGGAGTCTTCCTTTCGAACGGTCCGGGCGATCCGGCGGCCGTCACCTACGGCATCGAAACCGTGCGGGGGCTGCTCGGCAAGCGTCCGATCTTCGGCATCTGCCTCGGACATCAGATCCTCGGTCTTGCCGTAGGAGCCTCGACCTACAAGCTCAAGTTCGGTCACCGAGGGGCGAATCATCCCGTGAAGAACCTCGTGTCGGGAAGCATCGAGATCACCTCGCAGAACCACGGGTTCGCCGTGGACGCGGCCACGCTGCCGCCGAATGCGGCGGTGACGCACATGAATCTCAACGACGATACCTGCGCCGGCATCAGCCTCACGGATGCGCCGGCTTTCGGCGTCCAGTACCATCCCGAAGCCTCGCCCGGCCCGCACGATTCGGACTATCTCTTCGAGCAGTTCGTGGCGATGATGGCATAA
- a CDS encoding transcription termination/antitermination factor NusG, protein MMDTATGQTTALEPKWYAIRTFTGHEARVKTSIETEMVRLGLQNRVKSIVIPQETVYEVRNGKRRTKVKNFLPGYILIEVALDKRLKEIILSLPSIVSFVGTKTEPQALQPDEVDRILGRVEERKDITTVETSFREGDPVKVIDGPFSNFSGTVKEVNVEKQKLKVEVGILGRKTPIELDFHQVELENH, encoded by the coding sequence ATGATGGATACAGCAACAGGACAGACAACGGCACTCGAACCCAAGTGGTACGCCATCCGGACGTTCACCGGCCATGAGGCCCGTGTGAAGACGTCGATCGAAACGGAGATGGTGCGTTTGGGGTTGCAGAATCGCGTCAAGAGCATCGTCATCCCTCAGGAGACGGTGTACGAGGTGCGTAACGGCAAGCGCCGTACGAAGGTCAAGAACTTCCTGCCGGGATACATACTCATCGAAGTTGCGCTGGACAAGCGGCTGAAGGAAATCATCCTCTCGCTGCCGTCCATCGTCAGTTTCGTCGGTACGAAGACCGAACCGCAGGCATTGCAGCCGGACGAAGTGGATCGCATCCTCGGCCGGGTGGAGGAGCGCAAGGACATCACGACGGTCGAAACCAGCTTCCGCGAGGGAGATCCGGTGAAGGTCATCGATGGTCCGTTCTCGAACTTCTCCGGAACGGTCAAGGAAGTGAACGTCGAAAAGCAGAAGCTGAAGGTGGAGGTCGGTATTCTTGGCCGCAAGACGCCGATCGAATTGGACTTCCATCAGGTCGAACTCGAAAATCACTAA
- a CDS encoding 50S ribosomal protein L10 — protein MITKEQKQATVAELVEKIQGASSLYFIDFTGMTVALDQAFRKELREKGVGIKVAKNTLVLRALAEVGGYEIEDKKLFGQTAVIFGGKDPIAPAKIIRQYFDKGEKPKLKVAVVEGQMFDGSQLKQVSELPTREDMIAGIVGSLHAPISGIVGSVNAVMRDLASLIEEVAKNKAA, from the coding sequence ATGATTACGAAGGAACAAAAACAGGCTACCGTCGCCGAACTCGTGGAGAAGATCCAGGGTGCTTCGAGCCTGTATTTCATAGACTTCACCGGCATGACCGTCGCCCTCGATCAGGCGTTCCGCAAGGAACTGCGTGAGAAGGGTGTCGGCATCAAGGTCGCCAAGAACACACTCGTTCTTCGTGCCCTTGCTGAAGTAGGTGGCTATGAGATAGAGGACAAGAAGCTGTTCGGTCAGACAGCGGTCATCTTCGGTGGCAAGGATCCGATCGCACCGGCCAAGATCATTCGTCAGTACTTCGACAAGGGCGAGAAGCCCAAGTTGAAGGTGGCAGTGGTCGAAGGCCAGATGTTCGACGGTTCCCAGCTCAAGCAGGTATCGGAACTCCCGACCCGCGAAGACATGATCGCCGGTATCGTGGGCAGCCTGCATGCGCCGATTTCGGGCATCGTAGGCAGCGTCAATGCAGTGATGCGCGATCTCGCATCGCTCATCGAAGAAGTCGCCAAGAACAAGGCGGCCTGA